From a region of the Sandaracinaceae bacterium genome:
- a CDS encoding HRDC domain-containing protein — MSAPDFEYIDTTAALAQAVEDAAQAPAYALDTEFHRETTYYAKVCLVQLAWARRVVLVDALALDLRALRPLLDGPGLCVIHACSQDLEILLKDVGAVPSRLFDPQIAASFLGMGTPALGKLVQDGLGLVLGKGAQLADWTRRPLAPDELRYAAEDVVHLVELAEVLSQRLRERGRLSWCEEECERVRREARVGRDPLTAWWKVKGSSSFRPRAAAVAQELMAYRERTAMADDVPVRRMLPDVAVLAMIDRPPKNAAELDRVRGLDRRALRGHEADLLAALERGRELNLADLVAQPVLAAATAPQGLIGLAMAWAQQRAEDESIDLQRLGKREDIAGFVSGLPGTSLADGWRHELLGRSLQRLVDGEVSLGIDHGRVVMIER; from the coding sequence ATGAGCGCACCCGACTTCGAGTACATCGACACCACGGCGGCCCTGGCCCAAGCCGTCGAGGACGCCGCACAGGCGCCCGCCTATGCGTTGGACACCGAGTTCCACCGCGAGACCACGTACTACGCGAAGGTCTGCCTGGTGCAGCTGGCGTGGGCTCGGCGCGTGGTGTTGGTGGACGCGCTGGCGCTGGACCTGCGCGCGTTGCGCCCGCTGCTGGACGGTCCCGGGCTGTGCGTCATCCACGCGTGCTCGCAGGACCTCGAGATCCTGCTCAAGGACGTGGGGGCGGTCCCCAGCCGCCTGTTCGACCCGCAGATCGCGGCGTCCTTCTTGGGGATGGGCACGCCTGCGCTGGGTAAGCTGGTGCAGGACGGACTCGGGCTGGTGCTGGGCAAGGGCGCGCAGCTGGCCGACTGGACGCGCCGCCCGCTGGCCCCCGACGAGCTTCGCTACGCTGCCGAGGACGTGGTGCACCTGGTCGAGCTGGCCGAGGTGCTCTCGCAGCGCCTGCGCGAGCGAGGTCGGCTGAGCTGGTGCGAAGAAGAGTGCGAGCGCGTGCGCCGCGAGGCCCGCGTGGGGCGCGACCCGCTCACGGCGTGGTGGAAGGTGAAGGGCAGCAGCTCGTTTCGTCCACGCGCGGCCGCCGTGGCGCAGGAGCTGATGGCCTATCGCGAGCGCACGGCCATGGCGGACGACGTGCCGGTGCGGCGCATGCTGCCCGACGTGGCGGTGCTGGCCATGATCGACCGGCCGCCCAAGAACGCGGCGGAGCTCGACCGTGTGCGCGGGCTCGACCGGCGCGCCCTGCGCGGACACGAGGCCGACCTGCTGGCCGCACTGGAGCGTGGGCGAGAGCTGAACCTGGCCGACTTGGTGGCGCAGCCGGTGCTCGCGGCGGCGACCGCTCCGCAGGGCTTGATCGGCTTGGCCATGGCGTGGGCTCAGCAGCGCGCCGAGGACGAGTCCATCGACCTCCAGCGCCTCGGCAAGCGCGAGGACATCGCGGGGTTCGTGTCGGGCTTACCGGGCACGTCGCTCGCGGACGGCTGGCGCCACGAGCTACTGGGGCGCTCGCTGCAGCGCCTGGTGGACGGCGAGGTGTCGCTCGGCATCGACCACGGCCGCGTGGTGATGATCGAGCGCTGA